In Lates calcarifer isolate ASB-BC8 linkage group LG23, TLL_Latcal_v3, whole genome shotgun sequence, a single genomic region encodes these proteins:
- the LOC108899048 gene encoding disintegrin and metalloproteinase domain-containing protein 12 has translation MNPWSRSLKFVFLTALQALSVSLSVCGRSAEGNLLSATVQRRPTAKQKHYGTTIPLQLVGQDWKPISHLKSQSHPASLKLLIEAEGEQLLLALEKNEGLFASNYTETHYLEDGSAVTGSHNFTANCYYHGEVEGHVNSDASLSTCAGIKGFISLEGKSYVLEPSADHSDGTHWIYTAEHLNFAPGTCGHDFNISYPTEHGDGSPFRAFSTRHKRHAQTTTKYVELIIVADNREFQKQGKDMEKVKQRLAEIANYVDKFYRALNIRVALVGLEVWSDVDKCPITQDPFTTLHEFLDWRKVKLLPQKPHDNAQLISGVYFQGTTIGMAPIMSMCTAEQSGGIVMDHSDNPLGAAVTLAHELGHNFGMNHDTPERGCGCRVTVDRGGCIMTPSTGYPFPTVFSSCSKKDLTASFEKGVGMCLFNMPEVKVLYGGQKCGNGYVEEGEECDCGELEECMNPCCNATTCTLKGDAVCAHGQCCQDCQLKPAGTPCRESSNSCDLPEFCTGTSPHCPSNVYLHDGHACHNVDGYCYNGICQTHEQQCITLWGQGAKPAPGICFERVNSAGDPYGNCGKDSKGSFAKCEARDAKCGKIQCQGGANRPVIGTNAVSIETNIPLQEGGRILCRGTHVYLGDDMPDPGLVLTGTKCGVGMMCLNRQCQNVSVFGVHECSAKCSGRGVCNNNKNCHCEAHWAPPFCDKAGFGGSVDSGPIRLADGRNLTVGIMVALLTVLGAGLIICIKRKTLLGLLSTSKKNPIEKLRSVSASISGPSTPNQPPSASTSPSRPAPPLPHSASIFKPPHRGPEAALPPVPYPSHSLRRLPQCPPVHLSHPVPLSLTVSLSPGPGQLRPLVPPPHRAPPPHIHVAPKGASFRSASRHSSCRMVMELEKPSPPQKPLPADPRSSRLVRSPSAVQGHAVVQGPSAVRGPAPVSGGPRPARPIPRPNRPSPKQPPTLPKPCIIANVKYSS, from the exons GGGGCTGTTTGCAAGTAACTATACAGAAACCCATTACCTGGAAGATGGCAGCGCAGTCACAGGCTCTCACAACTTCACG gCAAACTGCTACTACCATGGTGAGGTAGAGGGTCATGTCAACTCAGACGCCAGCCTCAGTACGTGTGCTGGGATTAA aGGTTTCATATCTCTTGAAGGCAAATCCTATGTACTGGAACCATCTGCTGATCACTCTGATGGGACTCACTGGATCTACACAGCTGAACACCTCAACTTTGCTCCTGGCACCTGTGGCCATGATTTCAACATATCTTATCCCACTGAACATGGAGATGGCAGCCCATTCAGGGCTTTCAGCACAAGG CACAAACGCCATGCGCAGACTACGACCAAGTATGTGGAACTGATCATCGTGGCTGACAACAGAGAG TTCCAGAAGCAAGGCAAGGACATGGAGAAGGTCAAGCAGCGGCTGGCTGAGATCGCCAATTACGTGGACAAG TTCTACAGGGCTTTGAATATCCGAGTGGCCCTGGTGGGCTTGGAGGTATGGAGTGATGTGGACAAGTGCCCCATTACCCAAGACCCTTTCACCACCCTGCATGAGTTCCTTGACTGGCGGAAAGTTAAGCTGCTGCCTCAGAAACCACATGACAATGCCCAGCTAATCAG tGGGGTGTATTTCCAGGGCACCACCATTGGTATGGCACCCATCATGAGCATGTGCACAGCAGAGCAATCAGGAGGAATCGTCATG GATCATTCAGACAACCCCCTGGGTGCTGCAGTCACTCTGGCCCATGAGCTCGGACACAACTTTGGAATGAACCACGACACACCAGAAAGGGGCTGTGGCTGCAGGGTGACAGTGGATCGTGGAGGCTGCATCATGACACCCTCCACCGG GTATCCGTTCCCCACAgtcttcagcagctgcagcaagaAGGACCTGACGGCCAGTTTCGAAAAGGGCGTCGGGATGTGTCTGTTCAACATGCCCGAGGTCAAGGTGCTGTATGGAGGGCAGAAATGTGGCAACGGCTAcgtggaggagggagaggagtgtGACTGCGGAGAACTGGAG GAATGTATGAATCCCTGTTGCAATGCTACTACCTGCACTCTGAAGGGGGATGCTGTCTGTGCCCACGGACAGTGCTGCCAGGACTGTCAG CTGAAGCCAGCCGGAACGCCATGCCGTGAATCCAGTAACTCTTGTGATCTGCCTGAGTTCTGCACCGGTACAAGCCCTCACTGCCCCTCCAATGTCTACCTGCATGATGGCCACGCTTGCCACAATGTAGACGGCTACTGTTACAACGGCATCTGTCAAACTCACGAGCAGCAGTGTATCACACTGTGGGGCCAAG GGGCCAAGCCAGCTCCAGGCATCTGCTTCGAAAGGGTCAACTCTGCAGGAGACCCTTATGGCAACTGTGGCAAGGACTCTAAAGGCTCCTTTGCCAAATGTGAAGCACG AGATGCTAAATGTGGCAAAATCCAGTGTCAGGGAGGAGCTAACCGCCCAGTAATTGGCACAAATGCTGTTTCCATAGAAACAAACATACCCCTTCAGGAAGGGGGAAGGATACTGTGCCGAGGTACGCACGTCTACTTGGGCGATGACATGCCCGACCCCGGCCTGGTCCTGACGGGCACCAAGTGTGGAGTTGGAATG ATGTGTCTGAACCGTCAGTGCCAGAACGTGAGTGTTTTTGGTGTGCACGAGTGCTCAGCCAAGTGTAGCGGCCGAGGG GtgtgcaacaacaacaagaactgTCACTGTGAGGCTCACTGGGCGCCTCCATTCTGTGACAAGGCAGGGTTTGGAGGGAGCGTGGACAGCGGCCCCATCAGATTAGCAG ACGGCAGGAATCTGACAGTGGGCATCATGGTTGCTCTTCTCACCGTCCTGGGAGCCGGTCTGATCATCTGCATCAAGAGAAAAACTCTACTGGGCCTGCTTTCCACCAGTAAAAAGAACCCAATCGAAAAGCTCCG ATCAGTAAGCGCTTCAATCAGCGGACCATCCACTCCTAATCAGCCTCCATCAGCGAGCACGTCTCCATCTAGACCGGCCCCGCCTCTGCCGCACAGCGCCAGCATCTTCAAG CCTCCTCACCGGGGGCCGGAGGCGGCGCTCCCCCCGGTGCCCTACCCCTCCCACAGCCTGCGCAGGCTGCCCCAGTGCCCCCCGGTTCACCTCAGCCACCCCGTCCCCCTGTCTCTCACCGTGTCCCTGTCCCCCGGCCCCGGGCAGCTGAGACCACTGGTGCCTCCGCCTCACCGAGCCCCTCCACCTCACATCCACGTGGCACCGAAGGGGGCGTCGTTTCGCAGCGCGTCGCGCCATTCTTCCTGCAGGATGGTCATG GAGTTGGAGAAGCCCAGTCCTCCTCAGAAGCCCCTTCCTGCTGATCCAAGGAGCTCTCGTCTGGTTAGAAGTCCATCTGCAGTGCAGGGCCACGCTGTGGTCCAAGGGCCCTCTGCTGTTCGTGGCCCCGCTCCAGTATCTGGTGGACCTAGACCTGCGCGCCCCATCCCACGCCCCAACAG ACCCAGTCCCAAGCAGCCTCCAACACTACCAAAGCCTTGCATAATTGCCAACGTCAAATACAGCAGCTGA